A stretch of Anaeromyxobacter dehalogenans 2CP-1 DNA encodes these proteins:
- the rpsP gene encoding 30S ribosomal protein S16, which yields MAVVLRLSRAGTHKAPFYHVVATDSRNARDGKYLEDVGIYDPTKRPERIELKVERIEHWLKAGAKPSQTVAMILKRAAKAAAPAAPKA from the coding sequence ATGGCGGTCGTTCTTCGTCTGTCGCGCGCGGGCACGCACAAGGCGCCCTTCTATCACGTGGTGGCGACCGACTCGCGCAACGCGCGGGACGGCAAGTACCTCGAGGACGTCGGCATCTACGATCCGACCAAGCGCCCGGAGCGGATCGAGCTCAAGGTCGAGCGGATCGAGCACTGGCTGAAGGCCGGCGCCAAGCCGAGCCAGACGGTCGCGATGATCCTCAAGCGGGCCGCGAAGGCGGCCGCTCCCGCCGCGCCGAAGGCGTAA
- a CDS encoding KH domain-containing protein: MRDLVQWLARELVEQKDAVRVEAIERDRATVFELTVAPDDLGRVIGRGGKTAKAFRTVLDCAARRQGRRAVLDILD; encoded by the coding sequence ATGCGCGACCTCGTCCAGTGGCTCGCCCGCGAGCTCGTCGAGCAGAAGGACGCCGTGAGGGTGGAGGCGATCGAGCGCGACCGCGCGACCGTCTTCGAGCTCACGGTGGCCCCCGACGACCTCGGGCGCGTCATCGGGCGGGGCGGCAAGACCGCCAAGGCGTTCCGGACCGTGCTCGACTGCGCGGCCCGGCGCCAGGGCCGGCGCGCGGTGCTCGACATCCTCGACTGA
- the rimM gene encoding ribosome maturation factor RimM (Essential for efficient processing of 16S rRNA) produces MALVRIGKVVRALGLKGHLGVAGSEGALGTLERVVLRHGAVGQAERRVLEARPQGRLWAVRIDGVADRTGAEALVGAEVLAPREALGEAGEGRHYWGDLEGLPVVTVQGEALGTVTGLMETGAVDVLVVQGARGELLVPLAPYVEVDRAAGRVVVDPPEGLLEP; encoded by the coding sequence GTGGCGCTCGTCCGGATCGGGAAGGTGGTCCGGGCGCTCGGGCTGAAGGGCCACCTGGGCGTGGCCGGGTCGGAGGGCGCGCTCGGGACGCTCGAGCGCGTCGTGCTCCGGCACGGCGCGGTCGGGCAGGCGGAGCGGAGGGTGCTGGAGGCGCGGCCGCAGGGGCGCCTCTGGGCGGTGCGGATCGACGGCGTCGCCGATCGCACCGGCGCCGAGGCGCTGGTCGGGGCCGAGGTGCTGGCGCCCCGCGAGGCCCTGGGCGAGGCGGGAGAGGGCAGGCACTACTGGGGCGACCTGGAGGGCCTGCCGGTGGTGACCGTCCAGGGCGAGGCGCTCGGGACGGTGACCGGGCTGATGGAGACCGGCGCGGTGGACGTGCTGGTGGTGCAGGGCGCGCGGGGCGAGCTGCTGGTGCCGCTCGCGCCGTACGTCGAGGTGGATCGCGCGGCGGGTCGCGTGGTGGTGGACCCGCCGGAAGGGCTCCTGGAGCCGTAG
- the trmD gene encoding tRNA (guanosine(37)-N1)-methyltransferase TrmD: MARLEVDILTLFPRMCAGYLGESILGKAQEAGLLAATITDIRDHATGKHRVCDDAPYGGGAGMVMKPEPLVEAIEAARARLPGAWVVLTSPRGARLDQALARRFAEHGRLILACGRYEGVDERVMTAVDMQVSIGDFVLTGGELAALCVVDAAARLVPGVLGNAASADAESFAGVEGLLEHPQYTRPPEFRGMKVPEVLLSGDHRRIERWRRREALRATRERRPDLFARLSLPESDLRLIEAGDDEL; the protein is encoded by the coding sequence GTGGCGAGGCTCGAGGTCGACATCCTGACGCTGTTCCCGCGCATGTGCGCGGGGTACCTGGGGGAGAGCATCCTCGGGAAGGCGCAGGAGGCCGGCCTGCTCGCGGCGACGATCACGGACATCCGCGACCACGCGACGGGCAAGCACCGGGTCTGCGACGACGCGCCGTACGGCGGCGGGGCGGGCATGGTGATGAAGCCGGAGCCGCTCGTCGAGGCCATCGAGGCCGCACGCGCGCGGCTCCCGGGGGCCTGGGTGGTCCTGACCAGCCCGCGCGGCGCGCGGCTGGATCAGGCGCTCGCGCGGCGGTTCGCGGAGCACGGGCGGCTGATCCTGGCGTGCGGGCGGTACGAGGGAGTGGACGAGCGGGTGATGACGGCGGTGGACATGCAGGTCTCGATCGGAGACTTCGTCCTCACGGGCGGCGAGCTGGCGGCGCTCTGCGTCGTCGACGCCGCCGCGCGCCTCGTCCCCGGCGTGCTGGGCAACGCGGCGTCCGCGGACGCCGAGAGCTTCGCGGGGGTCGAGGGGCTCCTCGAGCACCCGCAGTACACGAGGCCCCCGGAGTTCCGGGGGATGAAGGTTCCGGAGGTCCTCCTGTCCGGGGACCACCGGCGGATCGAGCGGTGGCGCCGGCGCGAGGCGCTCAGGGCCACCCGGGAGCGGAGGCCGGACCTCTTCGCGAGGCTCTCGCTTCCGGAGAGCGACCTCCGGCTCATCGAGGCCGGGGACGACGAACTGTAG
- the rplS gene encoding 50S ribosomal protein L19, with amino-acid sequence MLRKAIADIEAKYLRTDLPEMRAGDSVRVHTKIKEGDKERIQVFEGVVIAYRKGAPGSSMFTVRKVSYGVGVERMFPVHSPRIDKIEVVGHGGVRRSRLYFLRGLQGKAARLHQEEGPGAADAAHAAPTPA; translated from the coding sequence ATGCTGCGCAAGGCGATTGCCGACATCGAGGCGAAGTACCTGCGGACCGACCTCCCCGAGATGCGTGCGGGCGACAGCGTTCGCGTGCACACGAAGATCAAGGAAGGCGACAAGGAGCGCATCCAGGTCTTCGAGGGCGTGGTGATCGCGTACCGCAAGGGCGCGCCCGGCTCGTCCATGTTCACGGTCCGCAAGGTGAGCTACGGCGTGGGCGTGGAGCGCATGTTCCCCGTGCACAGCCCGCGCATCGACAAGATCGAGGTCGTGGGCCACGGCGGCGTGCGCCGCTCGCGCCTCTACTTCCTGCGCGGCCTGCAGGGCAAGGCGGCCCGCCTCCACCAGGAGGAAGGTCCGGGCGCGGCCGACGCCGCCCACGCCGCGCCGACCCCGGCGTAG
- a CDS encoding YraN family protein, with product MADAGGDGDGRHARGREGEALAAAWLAERGFRILDRNHRTRRGEVDLVCRDGEVLVFVEVRSRTSDAQGGPEETVGPRKGRRVVAAATDWALGHGGLEQAIRFDVVAITFGEGAPRIEHFPAAFDGDGRPGHW from the coding sequence ATGGCGGACGCGGGCGGCGACGGGGACGGGCGGCACGCCCGCGGGCGCGAGGGCGAGGCGCTCGCCGCGGCCTGGCTCGCCGAGCGCGGCTTCCGCATCCTCGACCGCAACCACCGCACCCGGCGCGGCGAGGTGGACCTGGTCTGCCGCGACGGCGAGGTGCTCGTGTTCGTCGAGGTGCGCAGCCGCACCTCCGACGCGCAGGGCGGCCCCGAGGAGACGGTGGGCCCGCGCAAGGGGCGGCGGGTCGTGGCCGCCGCCACCGACTGGGCGCTCGGGCACGGCGGGCTGGAGCAGGCGATCCGCTTCGACGTGGTCGCGATCACGTTCGGCGAGGGCGCGCCGCGGATCGAGCACTTCCCGGCCGCGTTCGACGGTGACGGCCGCCCGGGGCACTGGTGA
- the rsmI gene encoding 16S rRNA (cytidine(1402)-2'-O)-methyltransferase produces MSARPPQAAAPGTLYVLATPIGNLGDLSPRAAELLRTVSAVAAEDTRRTHKLFAHLGAAAPLLLSLPAFDERGRLEPVLARLRAGQSVALCTDAGTPGVSDPGAALVAAAWEAGVPVVPVPGPSAAVTALAASGFPADRFVFAGFLPRKGGARAAALGWLAASPATLVLYEAGNRTAETLRDLAAALGDRPALVARELTKLHEELARGPLGALADRFAGEVKGEVTLVVAPPAPGAGPAAAPEAEPLEDELRRRLAAGEPPSAVAREVARARGLVRSDVYAALERLKHGGQG; encoded by the coding sequence GTGAGCGCGCGGCCGCCGCAGGCCGCGGCGCCGGGCACGCTGTACGTGCTCGCGACGCCCATCGGCAACCTGGGCGACCTGTCGCCGCGGGCGGCGGAGCTGCTGCGCACCGTCTCGGCGGTAGCGGCCGAGGACACGCGCCGCACGCACAAGCTGTTCGCGCACCTGGGGGCGGCGGCGCCGCTGCTCCTCTCGCTCCCCGCGTTCGACGAGCGCGGCCGGCTGGAGCCGGTGCTGGCGCGGCTGCGCGCCGGCCAGTCGGTGGCGCTCTGCACCGACGCGGGCACGCCGGGCGTGTCCGACCCGGGGGCCGCGCTGGTGGCGGCCGCCTGGGAGGCGGGCGTCCCGGTGGTGCCGGTGCCCGGCCCGAGCGCGGCGGTCACGGCGCTGGCGGCCTCCGGCTTCCCGGCCGACCGGTTCGTGTTCGCCGGGTTCCTGCCGCGCAAGGGCGGCGCCCGCGCCGCGGCGCTCGGCTGGCTGGCCGCGTCGCCGGCCACGCTGGTGCTGTACGAGGCCGGGAACCGGACCGCCGAGACGCTCCGCGACCTCGCCGCCGCGCTGGGCGACCGCCCCGCGCTCGTGGCGCGCGAGCTGACCAAGCTGCACGAGGAGCTGGCGCGCGGGCCGCTCGGCGCGCTCGCGGACCGCTTCGCGGGCGAGGTGAAGGGCGAGGTGACGCTGGTGGTGGCGCCGCCCGCGCCCGGGGCCGGGCCGGCCGCGGCCCCGGAGGCCGAGCCGCTCGAGGACGAGCTGAGGCGGCGCCTCGCGGCGGGCGAGCCGCCGTCCGCGGTGGCACGCGAGGTGGCCCGGGCCCGCGGGCTGGTCCGCTCCGACGTGTACGCCGCCCTGGAGCGGCTGAAGCACGGCGGCCAGGGCTAG
- a CDS encoding sigma-54-dependent transcriptional regulator, with protein MAHVLIVDDEVNIRRVLAAMLKREGYEVTTAADGEQALGVLHRTPVHVVVTDLVMPRVGGMELLRRVSQDFPDVPVILITAHGSVDSAVAALKAGAFDYITKPFEQEELKKVIAKAARAHDLERQNLHAMLNDGDGPPLIGQSPPMRAIYDMVARVADSPSTVLITGESGTGKELIAKALHRGSSRRDKPLIKVNCAAIPKDLVESELFGYERGAFTGAVGSKPGRFELADGGTLFLDEIGEVPVEMQVKLLRAIQESEFERVGGIKTLQVDVRLIAATNRDLKQLIADGRFREDLYYRLAVVPIALPPLRDRREDVPLLVRYFIEKYDQRLGKKVEGIEDEALELLANYSWPGNIRELENLMERSVLFADGPLIQASALPDALREKGAQASVPIAAVGPLGAIAAPSGASMKEIVRQAQAELERELITRALEETGGNVTRAAKRLQISRKSLQVKMKELGLRGAVDVEDDRS; from the coding sequence GTGGCCCACGTCCTCATCGTAGACGACGAGGTGAACATCCGCCGGGTCCTCGCGGCCATGCTGAAGCGCGAGGGCTACGAGGTCACCACCGCGGCCGACGGCGAGCAGGCGCTCGGCGTGCTGCACCGCACGCCGGTGCACGTGGTGGTCACCGACCTCGTCATGCCGCGGGTGGGCGGGATGGAGCTCCTGCGCCGCGTCTCGCAGGACTTCCCCGACGTGCCGGTCATCCTCATCACCGCGCACGGCTCGGTGGACAGCGCGGTGGCCGCCCTCAAGGCGGGCGCCTTCGACTACATCACCAAGCCCTTCGAGCAGGAGGAGCTGAAGAAGGTCATCGCCAAGGCGGCGCGCGCGCACGACCTCGAGCGCCAGAACCTGCACGCGATGCTGAACGACGGCGACGGCCCGCCGCTCATCGGCCAGTCGCCGCCCATGCGCGCCATCTACGACATGGTGGCCCGGGTGGCGGACTCGCCCTCCACCGTGCTCATCACCGGCGAGAGCGGCACCGGCAAGGAGCTCATCGCCAAGGCGCTCCACCGCGGCTCCTCGCGCCGCGACAAGCCGCTCATCAAGGTGAACTGCGCCGCGATCCCCAAGGACCTGGTGGAGAGCGAGCTGTTCGGCTACGAGCGCGGCGCGTTCACCGGCGCGGTCGGCTCGAAGCCCGGGCGCTTCGAGCTGGCCGACGGGGGCACGCTGTTCCTGGACGAGATCGGCGAGGTGCCGGTCGAGATGCAGGTGAAGCTGCTGCGCGCCATCCAGGAGTCCGAGTTCGAGCGCGTCGGCGGCATCAAGACGCTCCAGGTCGACGTGCGCCTCATCGCCGCCACCAACCGCGACCTGAAGCAGCTCATCGCCGACGGGCGCTTCCGCGAGGATCTCTACTACCGGCTGGCGGTGGTCCCCATCGCCCTGCCCCCGCTGCGCGACCGGCGCGAGGACGTGCCGCTGCTGGTCCGGTACTTCATCGAGAAGTACGACCAGCGGCTGGGCAAGAAGGTCGAGGGCATCGAGGACGAGGCGCTGGAGCTGCTCGCGAACTACTCCTGGCCGGGCAACATCCGCGAGCTGGAGAACCTGATGGAGCGCTCGGTGCTGTTCGCCGACGGCCCGCTCATCCAGGCGAGCGCGCTCCCCGACGCGCTCCGCGAGAAGGGCGCGCAGGCGTCGGTGCCGATCGCCGCGGTGGGCCCGCTGGGCGCCATCGCCGCGCCGAGCGGCGCGTCCATGAAGGAGATCGTCCGCCAGGCCCAGGCCGAGCTGGAGCGCGAGCTGATCACGCGGGCGCTGGAGGAGACCGGCGGCAACGTCACGCGCGCGGCCAAGCGGCTCCAGATCAGCCGCAAGTCGCTCCAGGTGAAGATGAAGGAGCTGGGCCTGCGCGGCGCCGTGGACGTCGAGGACGACCGGAGCTGA
- a CDS encoding sensor histidine kinase yields the protein MDIRTQATLLAAIVTLALAAAALLRDNRSRVFTLFALFSADLFLFSLALFFLRWKQSFGTVWWERLAVGTGALIPAAALAFFLEFLGVARRPARRARNAMLAGSLTGLVVAITPLVHVKPAKLLVGAYVLGGLAAVLSTLWGKRHGSQTRVERARLQYLFVGALVAVVLSTLDMLPLFGVPYPPEGLGSIVLTVFMFFLSQTLQRHRLLDLHEFLGKIVVVTALGLVLVAIYGGLVSWVGDRPELFYFNTVVASFVILSLFDPMRDKVEEWVVATLFHERYELVRRLEDLRDRTGKVIEPAGLAAVVLDGLVETRRVTHCSLWLLADDRPGYRLLDYRGPPPAPFLEPATARALLGASSSGQKAILAENIDRRVSELRALLPTGPGDHVSRRGAPAAIAEELKRLGDARAVMGTMRAGIAMPLLAGDRVVGFLACWDERVQEAFASDEIAALIEVADRCALVIENSKLYQQMKERDRLAALGEMSAGLAHEIRNPLAAIKAAIQYLDPRKVPEDDREFFEIVVEEVNRLNGVVTQFLDYSRPLKPSLAPTQVNEVLEKTFKLLQAEVPESVRLELELAEWLPRVQADAEQLKQVFLNLALNAFQAMPRGGRLTVSTKLARDELAFWREGARRADVVEIRFRDTGPGIPDDARESIFVPFYTTKEKGTGLGLAICQRIVKAQQGTIVVRSAPGEGAEFLIALPGLHEERPAEAPRPPLDEEEKARARERRRARAEARLRGRRRRKKHA from the coding sequence GTGGACATCCGCACCCAGGCCACCCTGCTCGCCGCGATCGTGACGCTCGCCCTCGCGGCGGCGGCGCTGCTCCGCGACAACCGCTCCCGCGTCTTCACGCTGTTCGCGCTGTTCTCGGCCGACCTGTTCCTGTTCTCGCTGGCGCTCTTCTTCCTGCGCTGGAAGCAGTCGTTCGGGACGGTCTGGTGGGAGCGGCTGGCGGTCGGGACCGGGGCGCTCATCCCGGCCGCGGCGCTCGCCTTCTTCCTCGAGTTCCTCGGGGTGGCGCGCCGGCCCGCCCGGCGCGCGCGGAACGCGATGCTGGCCGGCTCGCTGACCGGCCTGGTGGTGGCGATCACGCCGCTCGTCCACGTGAAGCCCGCCAAGCTCCTGGTCGGCGCCTACGTGCTGGGCGGCCTCGCGGCGGTGCTCTCCACCCTGTGGGGCAAGCGGCACGGCTCGCAGACCCGGGTCGAGCGCGCGCGCCTCCAGTACCTGTTCGTCGGCGCGCTGGTGGCGGTGGTGCTCTCGACGCTCGACATGCTGCCGCTGTTCGGCGTGCCCTATCCGCCGGAGGGGCTCGGGTCGATCGTCCTCACCGTCTTCATGTTCTTCCTGTCGCAGACGCTGCAGCGCCACCGGCTGCTCGACCTGCACGAGTTCCTCGGGAAGATCGTGGTGGTCACCGCCCTCGGCCTGGTGCTGGTGGCGATCTACGGCGGCCTGGTGTCGTGGGTGGGCGACCGGCCGGAGCTCTTCTACTTCAACACGGTGGTGGCCTCGTTCGTGATCCTCTCGCTGTTCGACCCGATGCGCGACAAGGTCGAGGAGTGGGTGGTCGCGACGCTGTTCCACGAGCGCTACGAGCTGGTGCGGCGCCTCGAGGACCTGCGCGATCGGACCGGCAAGGTGATCGAGCCCGCCGGGCTCGCGGCGGTGGTGCTGGACGGGCTGGTGGAGACGCGCCGGGTCACCCACTGCTCGCTGTGGCTGCTCGCCGACGACCGCCCCGGCTACCGGCTGCTCGACTACCGCGGCCCGCCGCCGGCGCCGTTTTTGGAGCCGGCCACCGCGCGGGCGCTGCTCGGCGCCTCGTCCTCGGGCCAGAAGGCGATCCTGGCGGAGAACATCGACCGGCGCGTGTCGGAGCTGCGGGCCCTGCTCCCCACCGGCCCGGGCGACCACGTCAGCCGCCGCGGCGCGCCGGCCGCCATCGCCGAGGAGCTGAAGCGGCTCGGCGACGCGCGCGCGGTCATGGGCACCATGCGCGCCGGCATCGCCATGCCGCTGCTCGCCGGCGACCGGGTGGTCGGGTTCCTGGCCTGCTGGGACGAGCGGGTGCAGGAGGCGTTCGCCTCCGACGAGATCGCGGCGCTCATCGAGGTGGCGGATCGCTGCGCGCTGGTGATCGAGAACTCGAAGCTGTACCAGCAGATGAAGGAGCGCGACCGCCTCGCCGCGCTGGGCGAGATGTCCGCCGGCCTGGCGCACGAGATCCGCAACCCGCTCGCCGCCATCAAGGCCGCCATCCAGTACCTCGACCCGCGCAAGGTCCCGGAGGACGACCGCGAGTTCTTCGAGATCGTGGTCGAGGAGGTGAACCGCCTGAACGGCGTGGTCACCCAGTTCCTCGACTACTCGCGGCCGCTGAAGCCCTCGCTCGCGCCCACGCAGGTGAACGAGGTGCTGGAGAAGACGTTCAAGCTCCTGCAGGCCGAGGTGCCGGAGTCGGTCCGGCTGGAGCTGGAGCTGGCCGAGTGGCTGCCGCGCGTCCAGGCCGACGCGGAGCAGCTGAAGCAGGTGTTCCTCAACCTGGCGCTGAACGCGTTCCAGGCCATGCCGCGCGGCGGACGCCTCACCGTCTCGACGAAGCTCGCCCGCGACGAGCTGGCGTTCTGGCGCGAGGGGGCGCGGCGCGCCGACGTGGTGGAGATCCGCTTCCGCGACACCGGCCCGGGCATCCCGGACGACGCGCGGGAGTCGATCTTCGTGCCGTTCTACACCACCAAGGAGAAGGGCACCGGCCTCGGCCTCGCCATCTGCCAGCGCATCGTGAAGGCGCAGCAGGGGACGATCGTGGTGCGCTCGGCCCCGGGCGAGGGCGCCGAGTTCCTCATCGCGCTGCCCGGCCTCCACGAGGAGCGCCCGGCCGAGGCGCCGCGCCCGCCGCTCGACGAGGAGGAGAAGGCCCGCGCCCGGGAGCGGCGCCGGGCCCGGGCCGAGGCGCGCCTCCGCGGCCGCCGGCGCCGGAAGAAGCACGCCTGA
- a CDS encoding transglycosylase SLT domain-containing protein, giving the protein MLTAALTACLLAAAPTPTPPPLREADLAPLFRKGPAAEGKAAYDAGRHADAAARLARAPEPEAAYIRALALLEVPRPEEALKVLAGLEEKVPDLADRVAFLRGAALSAAGRPREAMAAWAQVPDRSLLAAEARLSRARAASALGEGAAALEALAPLLRDGAPDDLSRPDLAASALLLAGRIRGAARPPDPAGARRDLMACWTAHPLAPESSECLSAAAALPAPHGGPPSAEETLRRAEGLLDANRNGQALALLEPAVAALRPDDLGAAACRARAALGRGYRKERSYRQAIDTLRPVVAGCEDEGLRVRSLYLLAGASSISGDRDEAVALYRQLARDFAGHAFADDALFFAADLLARAGKSQEAREALAALVRDHPGGDYREEARFRLAWLLKQAGDLDGAVAQLLAVEEEQAGRDGYEHARAAYWRARLLAGRGEDGRRAAEAVFTELATRYPTDYYGLLARARLDGHGGQSLPARRAAPAGGTPEAAYDPGPLREEPHFRAGLLLLRMGLPRAASEELSAIPAARLRAAGDAPEPVLLVADLLDRAGDHRAAHNLLRTRARGALRKPPEGENLRAWRIAYPPAYRDDVRRWAPPAGVPVELVQALMREESALDPRAMSGAGAVGLTQLMLPTAQSVAKSLKLSRPTRTDLMRASLNIRLGSHYLGELVRRFDGSLPLALAAYNAGGGAVRRWLGGRDALDVDEFVEEIPVEETRGYVKRVLRSYAAYRLLYGAPEEASLGLLRRAGGKG; this is encoded by the coding sequence ATGCTCACCGCCGCGCTCACCGCCTGCCTCCTCGCCGCCGCCCCGACCCCCACGCCCCCGCCGCTCCGCGAGGCCGACCTCGCGCCGCTGTTCCGCAAGGGCCCCGCCGCGGAGGGAAAGGCCGCCTACGACGCCGGGCGCCACGCCGACGCCGCCGCGCGGCTCGCGAGGGCGCCCGAGCCGGAGGCGGCCTACATCCGCGCGCTGGCGCTCCTGGAGGTCCCGCGGCCCGAGGAGGCGCTGAAGGTCCTCGCCGGCCTCGAGGAGAAGGTGCCCGACCTCGCCGACCGCGTGGCGTTCCTGCGCGGCGCGGCGCTGTCCGCGGCGGGACGCCCGCGCGAGGCGATGGCGGCGTGGGCGCAGGTGCCGGACCGGTCGCTGCTCGCCGCCGAGGCGCGGCTCTCGCGGGCGCGCGCCGCGTCGGCGCTCGGCGAGGGCGCGGCCGCGCTCGAGGCGCTCGCGCCGCTGCTGCGCGACGGCGCGCCGGACGATCTCTCCCGGCCCGACCTCGCCGCCTCCGCGCTGCTCCTCGCCGGCCGGATCCGCGGCGCAGCGCGGCCCCCCGATCCCGCCGGCGCGCGGCGCGACCTGATGGCGTGCTGGACGGCGCACCCGCTCGCGCCGGAGTCCTCGGAGTGCCTCTCCGCGGCGGCCGCGCTGCCGGCGCCGCACGGCGGCCCGCCCTCGGCCGAGGAGACGCTGCGGCGCGCGGAGGGGCTGCTCGACGCGAACCGCAACGGGCAGGCGCTGGCGCTGCTCGAGCCCGCGGTGGCCGCGCTCCGCCCCGACGACCTCGGCGCCGCCGCGTGCCGCGCCCGGGCGGCGCTGGGCCGCGGCTACCGCAAGGAGCGCAGCTACCGGCAGGCGATCGACACGCTGCGGCCGGTGGTGGCGGGCTGCGAGGACGAGGGGCTGCGGGTCCGCTCGCTGTACCTGCTCGCCGGCGCGTCGTCCATCTCCGGGGATCGCGACGAGGCGGTGGCGCTGTACCGCCAGCTGGCGCGCGACTTCGCCGGCCACGCGTTCGCCGACGACGCGCTGTTCTTCGCCGCAGACCTCCTGGCGCGCGCCGGCAAGTCGCAGGAGGCCCGCGAGGCGCTCGCGGCGCTGGTGCGGGATCACCCGGGCGGCGACTACCGCGAGGAGGCGCGCTTCCGGCTCGCGTGGCTGCTGAAGCAGGCGGGCGACCTGGATGGCGCGGTCGCGCAGCTCCTCGCGGTCGAGGAGGAGCAGGCGGGCCGCGACGGCTACGAGCACGCCCGGGCGGCCTACTGGCGCGCGCGGCTGCTGGCCGGGCGCGGCGAGGACGGGCGCCGGGCCGCCGAGGCGGTGTTCACCGAGCTCGCCACGCGCTACCCCACCGACTACTACGGCCTGCTCGCCCGGGCCCGGCTCGACGGCCACGGCGGCCAGAGCCTCCCCGCGCGGCGGGCCGCGCCGGCCGGCGGCACCCCCGAGGCCGCCTACGACCCCGGCCCGCTGCGCGAGGAGCCGCACTTCCGCGCCGGCCTGCTGCTCCTGCGCATGGGCCTGCCGCGCGCCGCGTCGGAGGAGCTGTCGGCGATCCCGGCCGCGCGGCTGCGCGCGGCCGGCGACGCGCCCGAGCCGGTGCTGCTGGTGGCCGACCTGCTCGACCGCGCCGGCGACCACCGCGCCGCGCACAACCTGCTGCGCACCCGCGCCCGCGGCGCGCTCCGCAAGCCGCCCGAGGGCGAGAACCTGCGCGCCTGGCGCATCGCGTACCCGCCGGCCTACCGCGACGACGTGCGCCGCTGGGCGCCGCCCGCGGGCGTGCCGGTGGAGCTGGTGCAGGCGCTCATGCGCGAGGAGAGCGCGCTCGACCCGCGCGCCATGTCCGGCGCCGGCGCGGTCGGCCTCACCCAGCTCATGCTGCCCACCGCGCAGTCGGTGGCGAAGAGCCTGAAGCTCTCCCGCCCGACGCGCACCGACCTCATGCGCGCGTCGCTCAACATCCGACTCGGCTCGCACTACCTGGGCGAGCTGGTGCGCCGGTTCGACGGCTCGCTCCCGCTCGCGCTCGCAGCGTACAACGCCGGCGGCGGGGCGGTCCGGCGCTGGCTGGGCGGGCGCGACGCGCTCGACGTGGACGAGTTCGTGGAGGAGATCCCGGTGGAGGAGACGCGCGGCTACGTGAAGCGCGTGCTCCGGTCCTACGCCGCGTACCGGCTGCTCTACGGCGCGCCCGAGGAGGCGTCCCTCGGGCTGCTCCGCCGCGCCGGGGGCAAGGGCTGA